A window of Peromyscus eremicus chromosome 7, PerEre_H2_v1, whole genome shotgun sequence contains these coding sequences:
- the Acvr2b gene encoding activin receptor type-2B produces MTAPWAALALLWGSLCAGSGRGEAETRECIYYNANWELERTNQSGLERCEGEQDKRLHCYASWRNSSGTIELVKKGCWLDDFNCYDRQECVATEENPQVYFCCCEGNFCNERFTHLPEPGGPEVTYEPPPTAPTLLTVLAYSLLPIGGLSLIVLLAFWMYRHRKPPYGHVDVHEDPGPPPPSPLVGLKPLQLLEVKARGRFGCVWKAQLMNDFVAVKIFPLQDKQSWQSEREIFSTPGMKHENLLQFIAAEKRGSNLEVELWLITAFHDKGSLTDYLKGNIITWNELCHVAETMSRGLSYLHEDVPWCRGEGHKPSIAHRDFKSKNVLLKSDLTAVLADFGLAVRFEPGKPPGDTHGQVGTRRYMAPEVLEGAINFQRDAFLRIDMYAMGLVLWELVSRCKAADGPVDEYMLPFEEEIGQHPSLEELQEVVVHKKMRPAIKDHWLKHPGLAQLCVTIEECWDHDAEARLSAGCVEERVSLIRRSVNGTTSDCLVSLVTSVTNVDLPPKESSI; encoded by the exons GTTCCGGGCGCGGGGAGGCTGAGACTCGGGAGTGTATCTACTACAATGCCAACTGGGAGCTAGAGCGCACCAACCAGAGCGGCCTGGAGCGCTGCGAGGGCGAACAGGACAAGCGTCTGCACTGCTACGCCTCCTGGCGCAACAGCTCCGGCACTATCGAGCTGGTGAAGAAGGGCTGCTGGCTGGATGACTTCAATTGCTACGACAG GCAGGAGTGTGTGGCCACTGAGGAGAACCCCCAGGTGtacttctgctgctgtgaaggcAATTTCTGCAACGAACGCTTCACCCACTTGCCAGAGCCTGGGGGCCCAGAAG TCACGTACGAGCCACCCCCGACAGCCCCCACCCTGCTCACGGTGCTGGCCTACTCGCTGCTGCCCATTGGGGGCCTCTCCCTTATCGTCCTGCTGGCCTTCTGGATGTATCGCCATCGCAAGCCTCCCTACGGCCATGTGGACGTCCATGAG GATCCTGGGCCTCCGCCCCCATCCCCGCTGGTGGGCCTGAAGCCACTGCAGCTGCTGGAGGTCAAGGCTCGGGGTCGCTTTGGCTGCGTTTGGAAGGCTCAGCTCATGAATGACTTTGTAGCTGTAAAGATCTTCCCTCTCCAG GACAAGCAGTCGTGGCAGAGTGAACGGGAGATCTTCAGCACACCCGGCATGAAGCACGAGAACCTGTTGCAGTTCATTGCTGCCGAGAAGCGAGGCTCCAACCTGGAGGTGGAGCTGTGGCTCATCACAGCCTTCCACGACAAG GGCTCCCTCACGGATTACCTCAAGGGGAACATCATCACGTGGAATGAACTATGTCATGTGGCAGAGACGATGTCACGAGGCCTCTCATACCTGCATGAGGATGTGCCCTGGTGTCGTGGCGAGGGCCACAAGCCTTCTATTGCCCACAG GGACTTCAAAAGCAAAAATGTGCTGCTGAAGAGTGACCTCACTGCTGTGCTGGCAGACTTTGGCCTGGCCGTTCGGTTCGAGCCAGGGAAGCCTCCAGGGGACACCCATGGGCAG GTTGGCACTAGACGGTACATGGCCCCTGAGGTGCTGGAGGGAGCCATCAACTTCCAGAGAGACGCCTTCCTGCGCATCGACATGTACGCTATGGGGCTGGTGCTGTGGGAGCTTGTTTCTCGTTGCAAGGCTGCAGATG GGCCTGTTGATGAGTACATGCTGCCCTTTGAGGAGGAGATTGGCCAACACCCTTCACTGGAGGAACTGCAAGAGGTGGTTGTCCACAAGAAGATGAGGCCTGCCATTAAGGATCACTGGCTGAAGCATCCG GGCCTGGCCCAGCTCTGTGTGACCATTGAGGAGTGCTGGGACCATGATGCAGAGGCTCGCCTTTCTGCAGGCTGTGTGGAGGAGCGGGTGTCCCTGATCAGGAGGTCGGTCAACGGCACTACCTCGGACTGTCTCGTCTCTCTGGTGACCTCTGTCACCAATGTGGACCTGCCCCCTAAAGAGTCCAGCATCTAA